A region of the Pedococcus aerophilus genome:
TGAGCAGGTGGAAGATCGCGAACGCCGCACCGACCGGGCCGAGGCCCGCGGCGAGCATCATGTAGCCGATCTGGCTCATCGTGGAGGCCGCGAGGGCCTTCTTGATGTCGTCCTTGGCGCAACCGACGACCGCACCGAAGACCAGCGTGATCGCGCCGACGATGACGACGACGAGCTGTGCGTCGGGGGCGTTGTTGAAGATGAAGCCGCTGCGCACGACGAGGTAGACACCGGCGGTGACCATGGTCGCCGCGTGGATCAGCGCCGAGACGGGCGTCGGACCGGCCATGGCGTCGCCGAGCCAGCTCTGCAGCGGGAACTGCGCCGACTTGCCGCAGGCACCGAGCAGCAGCATCAGGCCGATGGCCGTGAGGACGCCCTCGCCTGCACCTCCCTCGGCGGCCTGCTGGACACCGGCGAAGGACACGGTGCCGAACGCGGCGAACATGATCATGATTGCGACGGACAGGCCGAAGTCACCGACGCGGTTGACGACGAACGCCTTGTTGGCGGCCGACGCGTACGCGGGGTTGTGGTTCCAGAACCCGATGAGCAGGTAGGACGCGAGGCCCACACCCTCCCAGCCGACGTAGAGCAGCAGGTAGGAGTCCGACAGGACCAGCAGCAGCATCGCGGCCACGAACAGGTTGAGGTAGGCGAAGAACCGGCGCTTGTCCGGGTCGTGCTCCATGTACCCGATCGAGTAGACGTGGATCAGCGAGCCGACGAAGGTCACGAGCAGCACGAAGACCACGGACAGCTGGTCGACCAGCATCCCGGCGTCGACGTTGAACGACCCGGCCGGCACCCAGCTGAACAGGTGCAGCGAGGCGGCCCGCGACTCGTGGTCGCGACCGATCATCGAGATCCAGATGATGGCGCCGACGAGGAACGCGGCCCACGACATGGCGGTCGCGAACAGCGGACCCCACTTGTCGGTGGCGCGTCCCCCGAGGAGGAGGACGGCGGCACCGAGCAGCGGGAGGGCCACCAGGAGCCACGCGTATGCCGTGATGCCGGTTGCCGCGGTCGCGGCCGCGGGTTCAGCGGCGGTTGCGGCAGCGGCGAGCGTTGCGAGGGAAGTCACCTTCGAGGCCCCTTCTACAGCTTCAGGAGGTTGGCGTCGTCGACCGAGGCCGACCGGCGGGCACGGAAGATGGCCATGATGATCGCGAGACCGACCACGACCTCGGCGGCGGCGACCACCATGACGAACAGGGCGATCACCTGCCCGTCGAGGGAGCCGTTCATCCGCGCGAAGGTCACGAACATCAGGTTCGTCGCGTTGAGCATGAGCTCGACGCCCATGAAGACGACGATGGCGTTGCGCCGCATGAGGACGGTGGCCCCACCGATCGCGAACAGGATCGTCGCGAGGTAGATGTAGTTGACGAGGTTCACCGCTGCGAGCCCTCCTCGATCTCGTGCTCGATGTCCTTCTCGGACTCGACGTGGCGGACGGGGGTGACGATCTGCTCACGGGCGGTCAGCACGCGGGAGACGGACAGGTCGCTCGGGGTGCCGTCGGGCAGCAGGGCCGGGGTGTCGACCGCGTTGCTGCGGGCGTAGACACCGGGGGCCGGCAGGCCGGCGACGTTGCGGTTGTCACGGATGCGCCGCTCGGACCACAGCCGCTGGCTCGGCTTGGCACCGATGCGCTCGCGGTGGGCCAGCACCATCGCGCCGAGCGCGGCGGTGATGAGCAGGGCCGAGGTGATCTCGAAGGTCCAGACGTACTTGCCGAAGATGAGCTCGGCGACGCCGGTGACGTTGCCCGGGTTGTCGTTGACCCCGGACAGCCCCTTCATCGGGCCGAACTGCACGCGCCCGACCGCGGAGAAGACCAGCGCACCGAGGCCGAGGGCGAGGACGAGCGAGGCCCACTTCTGGCCCTTGAGCGTCTCGACCAGGGAGTCGGAGGAGTCGACACCGACGAGCATGAGGACGAACAGGAACAGCATCATGACCGCGCCGGTGTAGACGAAGATCTGGATGATGCCCAGGAAGTCCGCCTCCTGCGCGATGTAGAAGATGCCGAGGTTGATCATGACCAGGGCCATGCCGAGCGCGGCGTGGACGGCCTTCTTGGCGAAGATGAGCCCGAGGGCCCCCATCACGGAGAGGGGTCCGAGGACCCAGAAGAGCACCTGCTCACCCGTGCCGGTCATCGGCGCACCGCCTCTCCGCTGCTGTCGCGGGTGGCCTGGCCGGTCACCACGGTGTCGACACCCTCGACCGGGTCGCCGGTGGCGGCGAGCCCGTCCTGGGGCGCGGCGTCGTGCTCCTTCACCCATGCCTCCTGCTCAGGGGTCGCCCGGGCGACCTTGCCCTGGTAGTAGTCGCGCTCCTCGAGGCCGTCGACCATCGGGTGCGGCGCGGGCAGCATCCCCTCGGACAACGGTCCGAGCAGCTGCTCCTTGGTGAAGATGAGGTCGCCGCGGTTGTTGTCGGCGAGCTCGTAGAAGTTGGTCATGGTCAGGGCGCGCGTCGGGCAGGCCTCGATGCACAGGCCGCAGAAGATGCAGCGCAGGTAGTTGATCTGGTAGACGCGGCCGTAGCGCTCGCCGGGCGAGAAGCGACCGGCGCCACCCTCGCTGTCGTCGTTCGCCGCACCCTCGACGAGGATCGCGTCGGCCGGGCACGCCCAGGCGCACAGCTCGCAGCCGACGCACTTCTCCAGCCCGTCGGGGTGCCGGTTGAGCTGGTGGCGACCGTGGTACCGGGGCTGCGTCGGACGCTTCTCCTCGGGGTACTCCTCGGTCTCCAGCTTGCGGAACATGGTCGCGAACGTGACGCCGAACCCGCCGACGGGGGCGAAGAGGTCGGCGAAGAACCCGGTCTTCTTGTCGTCGGCCGGGCGGTCAGCAGCTCTGTCAGCAGGTCGGTCAGCCACGAGCGGCCTCCTTGTCGGTTGCGTCCGTGCGGTCGCTGATGGCCATGGTCGGCTCCTTGAGGCGCTGTCCGGGCAGGGGCGGCACGGGGTACCCACCCGCGAACGGGTCGATCTCCTCCGGGGCCGGCGCGGAGCGGGCAGCGTCCTTCTCGATCTTCTTGTTGTCCCAGACCCACACCGCGAGCAGCGCGCCCAGGGAGACGATGACGACGAAGACGATGCTGAACACCGGGAACTGCCGGTTGCCCAGGGTCAGGGCCGCGTCACCGAAGTAGCCGAGCTGGCTGCCGCGGATGAAGGCCACGACGACGACCCAGGCGAGGGTGACCGGGATGAGGAACTTCCAGCCGAACCGCATGAACTGGTCGTAGCGGACACGGGGCAGCGAGCCGCGCAGCCACACGAAGAAGAACATGAACAGCCAGAGCTTGATGACGAACCAGAGCAGGCCCCACCAGCCCTCGTTGAACATGCCGTCGTTGATCGCGGCGATGCCGGGAGGTGCCTGCCAGCCGCCGAGGAACATCGTCGTGGCCAGGGCGGCGACGGTGAACATGTTGACGTACTCACCGAGGAAGAACATGGCGAACTTCAGCGAGGAGTACTCGGTGTGGAAGCCACCGGTGAGCTCGCCCTCGCCCTCGGCGAGGTCGAAGGGCAGTCGGTTGGTCTCGCCGACCATGGTGATGACGTAGACGAAGAAGCTGAAGAACGCCGGGATGATGTACCAGAGGTCCTTCTGGGCCGCCACGATCTGCGAGGTCGACATCGAGCCGGAGTAGAGGAACACGGCGACGAGCGACAGGCCCATGGCGATCTCGTAGGAGATGACCTGGGCGGTGGAGCGCAGGCCACCGAGCAGCGGGTAGGTCGAGCCCGACGACCAGCCGGCCAACACGATGCCGTAGACACCCACGCCGGCGACCGCGAGCACGAGGAGCACGGCGACGGGGATGTCGGTGAGCTGCAACGGCGTCTGGTGGCCGAACATCGACACGGTCGGACCCAGCGGGATGATCGCGAACGAGACGAACGCCATGGCGCCGGCGATGACCGGGGCGAGGGCGAAGACGATCTTGTCGGCGTTCTTCGGCGTCAGGTCCTCCTTGAGGGCCAGCTTGACGCCGTCGGCCAGGGTCTGGAGCAGACCGAACGGACCGGTGCGGTTCGGACCGGGGCGCTGCTGCATGCGGCCGATGACACGCCGCTCGAACCAGATGACGATGAGGGTGTTGACGAGCAGGAAGACGAAGACGAGCAGCGCCTTGACCAGGTGCAGCCACCACGGGGTGTCGCTGAAGTCGAGGCTGGGGTTGTCGGCGAACGGTGCCGAGGCCAGCCCGGCCGGGAGGTGCGGCAGGGCGGTGACTGCCTGCGCGGCATACGTCACGGTGCTCACGGGGTGACCTTCCTGTCCACGGCGCTCTCGGCCTTCGTCAGCGACACGAGGGCTCCCGCGTCGGCGCCCAGCGTGGCACGGACCCGGCTGCCCTCGGAGTTGGTGGGCAGCCACACGACGTGGTCGACCATGCCTGCGACGACCTCGACCGGCGCGGTGACGGCTCCGCGGCCGGCGGCCACACGGACGCTGTCGCCGTCGACGAGACCGAAGGCCTCGGCGGTGGCGGCGGACACGCGGGCCCGGGTGGCGTGCGCGGTGCCGGCGAGGAACGGCTCGCCGTCCTGGAGCGACCCGCGGTCCAGCAGGTGGTGCCAGGTCGCGAGGACGGCCTGGCCGTCACCGGCGCTGGGCACCTCGCCCACGGACACGGACGGGGCTGCGGGACGCTGCCCCTCCCACGGCCCGAGGGCGCTCATGTCGGCACGGACCTCGGTGAGCGTGCGTGCTCCGAGGAAGGAGCCCAGCTCACCGGCCAGCATGTCCAGCACGCGGTAGTCGGAGTTGTACGCGGTGTCGATCGCCGTGGCGAAGGGCCGGGTGCGGCCCTCCCAGTCGACGAACGTGCCGCCCTTCTCCGCGTGGGCGGCGACAGGGAACACCACGTCGGCGACCTCGGTCACCGAGGACGGACGCACCTCGAGCGAGACGACGAACGTCTTGGCGAGGGCCTCCTCGGCGCGCGGGTCGGCCAGGTCGGCGGCGTCGACGCCTCCGACGACGAGGGCGTTGACCTCGCCGGTGGTCGCCGCGGCGATGATTCCGGCGGTGTCACGCCCGGGCGTGTCGGGCAGGCCGACAACGTCCCAGGCCTCGGCGACCTGCTGGCGGGCTGCGGGGTCGGCGACGGGGCGGCCACCGGGGAGCAGGGTCGGCAGCGCACCGGCCTCGAGCGCACCGCGCTCACCGGCACGGCGGGGCACCCAGGCGAGGCGCGCGTTGACCGACGAGGTCAGGGCTGCGGCGGCGGACAGCGCGCCGGGCACGGTGGCCAGTCGCTCGCCGACGAGCACGACGGTGCCGGGCTCCTGCAGGGCCTGCGCCGCCTTCGCGGCAGCACCGTCCCCGGTGACGCCGTCACCGAGCGCACGGAGCACCTCGGCCTCGGTACCGGGCGCGGCCGGGATGAGCGTGCCGCCGAGCTTCTCGAGGCCGCGCGTCGCGAACGGGGCGACGGCATACACGGCTGTCTTGTTCTTGCGGTGCGCCTTGCGCAGCCGCAGGAAGACGATCGGGCTCTCCTCCTCCGGCTCGAAGCCGACGAGGACGACCGTCTTCGCGGTCTCGAGCTCGGCGTAGGTCACGGCCGAGCCACCGGGGCCGGTCGCGACGACGGTGGAGGCGAGGAAGTCCGCCTCCTCCTGCGAGTGCGGGCGGGCGCGGAAGTCGATGTCGTTGGTGTCGACGACCGTGCGGGCGAACTTCGAGTAGGCGTAGGCGTCCTCGGCGGACACGCGGCCACCGACGAGCACCCCGACACCCTTGGCGGCACGCAGACCCCTGGCCGCGACCTCGAGGGCTTCGGGCCAGGACGCGACCTGGAGCTCGCCGTCCTCGTCACGGACCATCGGGAACTGGAAGCGGTCACCGGTGGTCGCGTACTGGAAGGCCCAGCGGCCCTTGTCGCAGTTCCACTCCTCGTTGACGGCCGGGTCGTTGATCGCCATGCGGCGCAGCACGACACCACGACGGTGGTCGGTGCGGATGGAGCAGCCCGAGGCGCAGTGCTCGCAGACGCTGCTCGTCGACATGAGGTCGAACGGACGGCTGCGGAAGCGGTAGGCCGCGCCGGTCAGCGCGCCGACCGGGCAGATCTGGACCGTGTTGCCGGAGAAGTAGGACTCGAACGGCTGCTGCTCGTAGATGCCGACCTGCTGGAGGGCACCGCGCTCGACCAGGGCGATGAACGGGTCACCGGCGATCTGGTCGGAGAAGCGGGTGCAGCGTGCGCACAGGACGCAGCGCTCTCGGTCGAGCAGGACCTGGCTGGAGATGTTGATGGGCTTGGGGTAGGTGCGCTTGACGTCCTCGAAGCGGGACACCGCGCGACCGTTGCTCATCGCCTGGTTCTGGAGGGGGCACTCGCCACCCTTGTCGCAGACCGGGCAGTCCAGCGGGTGGTTGATGAGCAGCAGCTCCATGACGCCCTGCTGCGCCTTGTCGGCGACGGCGGAGGTCTGCTGCGTCTTGACCTCCATGCCGGGCGACACGGTGATCGTGCAGGAGGCCTGCGGCTTGGGCATGGCGCGCATACTGCCGTCGGGGCCGGGCGTCGCGACGTCGACGAGGCACTGGCGGCAGGCGCCGACCGGCTCGAGCAGCGGGTGGTCGCAGAACCGCGGGATCTGGACGCCGATCTCCTCGGCGGCGCGGATCACCAGGGTGTTCTTGGGGACCGACACCTCCACGCCGTCGATGGTGAGCGTGACCTGCTCGACGGACGGGGGCGGCGTGGCATCGCCGCCCTTGCTGACGGCGTTGCCGCCGGCGCTGGGACTGGTCTGGACCGTCATGCGGTGGCCTTCTCCTTCGCGAACAGCGACGACTCCCTCGGATCGAAGGGGCAGCCACCGTTGGTGAGGTGGGCGAGGTACTCCTCGCGGAAGTACTGGATGCTGCTGGTGATCGGCGACGTCGCACCGTCACCCAGCGCGCAGAAGCTGCGGCCGAGGATGTTGTCACAGATGTCGAGCAGCTTGTCGAGGTCCTCCTCGGACCCCTCACCGTGCTCGAGGCGCCCGAGGATCTGCTTGAGCCACCAGGTGCCCTCACGGCACGGGGTGCACTTGCCGCAGGACTCGTGCTTGTAGAAGTCGGTCCAGCGGTCGACGGCGCGCACCACGCAGGTGGTGTCGTCGAAGATCTGCAGGGCGCGGGTGCCGAGCATCGACCCCGCGGCCGCCACCGACTCGAAGTCGAGCGGGGTGTCGAGGTGCTCGTCGGTGAACAGCGGGGTGGACGAGCCACCGGGCGTCCAGAACTTCAGCTTGTGGTTGGGGTCGCGCATGCCGCCGGCCATGTCGAGCAGCTCGCGCAGCGTGATGCCGAGCGGGGCCTCGTACTGGCCGGGACGCTTGACGTGGCCCGACAGGCTGAAGATGCCGAATCCCTGGGACTTGGCGGTGCCCATGTCGGAGAACCAGTCGGCGCCGTGGAGCAGGATCGGCGGGACCGAGGCGATCGACTCGACGTTGTTGACGACGGTCGGGCGCGCGTAGAGACCGGCGACGGCCGGGAACGGCGGCTTGAGGCGCGGCTGGCCGCGACGGCCCTCGAGGCTGTCGAGCAGCGCGGTCTCCTCGCCACAGATGTACGCACCGGCGCCGGCGTGCACGGTGATGTCGAGGTCGAACCCCGAGCCGTGGATGTTCTTGCCGAGGTGGCCCGCGGCATACGCCTCCTCCACCGCGCGCAGCAGGCGGCGGTAGACGTGCACGACCTCGCCGCGCAGGTAGATGAAGGCGTGGTTGCAGCCGATGGCGTAGGAGGTGATGACGCAGCCCTCGATGAGGAACTGCGGCGCAGCCATCATCAGCGGGATGTCCTTGCAGGTGCCCGGCTCGGACTCGTCGGCGTTGACGACGAGGTAGCGGGGGCCGCCGTCCGGCGGGGGCAGGAAGCCCCACTTCATGCCGGTCGGGAAGCCTGCG
Encoded here:
- the nuoL gene encoding NADH-quinone oxidoreductase subunit L; the encoded protein is MTSLATLAAAATAAEPAAATAATGITAYAWLLVALPLLGAAVLLLGGRATDKWGPLFATAMSWAAFLVGAIIWISMIGRDHESRAASLHLFSWVPAGSFNVDAGMLVDQLSVVFVLLVTFVGSLIHVYSIGYMEHDPDKRRFFAYLNLFVAAMLLLVLSDSYLLLYVGWEGVGLASYLLIGFWNHNPAYASAANKAFVVNRVGDFGLSVAIMIMFAAFGTVSFAGVQQAAEGGAGEGVLTAIGLMLLLGACGKSAQFPLQSWLGDAMAGPTPVSALIHAATMVTAGVYLVVRSGFIFNNAPDAQLVVVIVGAITLVFGAVVGCAKDDIKKALAASTMSQIGYMMLAAGLGPVGAAFAIFHLLTHGFFKAGMFLGAGSVMHGMNDQVDMRRFGGLSGAMKITWATFGLGWLAILGVPPFSGFWSKDKIIEAAFIGEGWRPWVFGFTALIGAGITAFYMSRLFFMTFHGKKRWTDDVHPHESPLTMTIPMMVLAVGSALLGLVLSIGGTFTHWLEPVVGEHGEEHPVLSVPVITGLTLLLVAGGIALAWMRYWRDSVPQAQPTGSLVTRAARRDLYQDDVNEGVFMRPGLHLTRALVFADNRGVDGGFGGLAALVGGTSSRLRRLQNGFARSYALTMLAGVVVILGALWVIQ
- the nuoK gene encoding NADH-quinone oxidoreductase subunit NuoK, whose translation is MNLVNYIYLATILFAIGGATVLMRRNAIVVFMGVELMLNATNLMFVTFARMNGSLDGQVIALFVMVVAAAEVVVGLAIIMAIFRARRSASVDDANLLKL
- a CDS encoding NADH-quinone oxidoreductase subunit J produces the protein MTGTGEQVLFWVLGPLSVMGALGLIFAKKAVHAALGMALVMINLGIFYIAQEADFLGIIQIFVYTGAVMMLFLFVLMLVGVDSSDSLVETLKGQKWASLVLALGLGALVFSAVGRVQFGPMKGLSGVNDNPGNVTGVAELIFGKYVWTFEITSALLITAALGAMVLAHRERIGAKPSQRLWSERRIRDNRNVAGLPAPGVYARSNAVDTPALLPDGTPSDLSVSRVLTAREQIVTPVRHVESEKDIEHEIEEGSQR
- the nuoI gene encoding NADH-quinone oxidoreductase subunit NuoI, whose amino-acid sequence is MADRPADRAADRPADDKKTGFFADLFAPVGGFGVTFATMFRKLETEEYPEEKRPTQPRYHGRHQLNRHPDGLEKCVGCELCAWACPADAILVEGAANDDSEGGAGRFSPGERYGRVYQINYLRCIFCGLCIEACPTRALTMTNFYELADNNRGDLIFTKEQLLGPLSEGMLPAPHPMVDGLEERDYYQGKVARATPEQEAWVKEHDAAPQDGLAATGDPVEGVDTVVTGQATRDSSGEAVRR
- the nuoH gene encoding NADH-quinone oxidoreductase subunit NuoH, with the translated sequence MPHLPAGLASAPFADNPSLDFSDTPWWLHLVKALLVFVFLLVNTLIVIWFERRVIGRMQQRPGPNRTGPFGLLQTLADGVKLALKEDLTPKNADKIVFALAPVIAGAMAFVSFAIIPLGPTVSMFGHQTPLQLTDIPVAVLLVLAVAGVGVYGIVLAGWSSGSTYPLLGGLRSTAQVISYEIAMGLSLVAVFLYSGSMSTSQIVAAQKDLWYIIPAFFSFFVYVITMVGETNRLPFDLAEGEGELTGGFHTEYSSLKFAMFFLGEYVNMFTVAALATTMFLGGWQAPPGIAAINDGMFNEGWWGLLWFVIKLWLFMFFFVWLRGSLPRVRYDQFMRFGWKFLIPVTLAWVVVVAFIRGSQLGYFGDAALTLGNRQFPVFSIVFVVIVSLGALLAVWVWDNKKIEKDAARSAPAPEEIDPFAGGYPVPPLPGQRLKEPTMAISDRTDATDKEAARG
- a CDS encoding NADH-quinone oxidoreductase subunit G, with protein sequence MTVQTSPSAGGNAVSKGGDATPPPSVEQVTLTIDGVEVSVPKNTLVIRAAEEIGVQIPRFCDHPLLEPVGACRQCLVDVATPGPDGSMRAMPKPQASCTITVSPGMEVKTQQTSAVADKAQQGVMELLLINHPLDCPVCDKGGECPLQNQAMSNGRAVSRFEDVKRTYPKPINISSQVLLDRERCVLCARCTRFSDQIAGDPFIALVERGALQQVGIYEQQPFESYFSGNTVQICPVGALTGAAYRFRSRPFDLMSTSSVCEHCASGCSIRTDHRRGVVLRRMAINDPAVNEEWNCDKGRWAFQYATTGDRFQFPMVRDEDGELQVASWPEALEVAARGLRAAKGVGVLVGGRVSAEDAYAYSKFARTVVDTNDIDFRARPHSQEEADFLASTVVATGPGGSAVTYAELETAKTVVLVGFEPEEESPIVFLRLRKAHRKNKTAVYAVAPFATRGLEKLGGTLIPAAPGTEAEVLRALGDGVTGDGAAAKAAQALQEPGTVVLVGERLATVPGALSAAAALTSSVNARLAWVPRRAGERGALEAGALPTLLPGGRPVADPAARQQVAEAWDVVGLPDTPGRDTAGIIAAATTGEVNALVVGGVDAADLADPRAEEALAKTFVVSLEVRPSSVTEVADVVFPVAAHAEKGGTFVDWEGRTRPFATAIDTAYNSDYRVLDMLAGELGSFLGARTLTEVRADMSALGPWEGQRPAAPSVSVGEVPSAGDGQAVLATWHHLLDRGSLQDGEPFLAGTAHATRARVSAATAEAFGLVDGDSVRVAAGRGAVTAPVEVVAGMVDHVVWLPTNSEGSRVRATLGADAGALVSLTKAESAVDRKVTP
- the nuoF gene encoding NADH-quinone oxidoreductase subunit NuoF, giving the protein MATTLTPILTKFWDDPQSWTLETYEKNEGYQALKKALSMAPADLVQMTKDSGLRGRGGAGFPTGMKWGFLPPPDGGPRYLVVNADESEPGTCKDIPLMMAAPQFLIEGCVITSYAIGCNHAFIYLRGEVVHVYRRLLRAVEEAYAAGHLGKNIHGSGFDLDITVHAGAGAYICGEETALLDSLEGRRGQPRLKPPFPAVAGLYARPTVVNNVESIASVPPILLHGADWFSDMGTAKSQGFGIFSLSGHVKRPGQYEAPLGITLRELLDMAGGMRDPNHKLKFWTPGGSSTPLFTDEHLDTPLDFESVAAAGSMLGTRALQIFDDTTCVVRAVDRWTDFYKHESCGKCTPCREGTWWLKQILGRLEHGEGSEEDLDKLLDICDNILGRSFCALGDGATSPITSSIQYFREEYLAHLTNGGCPFDPRESSLFAKEKATA